A part of Anser cygnoides isolate HZ-2024a breed goose unplaced genomic scaffold, Taihu_goose_T2T_genome scaffold_44_1, whole genome shotgun sequence genomic DNA contains:
- the LOC136789382 gene encoding LOW QUALITY PROTEIN: potassium voltage-gated channel subfamily A member 7-like (The sequence of the model RefSeq protein was modified relative to this genomic sequence to represent the inferred CDS: inserted 1 base in 1 codon) has protein sequence MVEPTGCCERVAINVAGRRFETLGRTLRRFPDTLLGDPRRRRRFFDPQRREYFFDRHRGAFGAVLYYYQSGGXLRRPPDVPLDVFLEELRFYQLGAEAEGRVREAEGLGTEVARPLPRGRLRRRAWLLCEHPESSPAARAVALLSVLVILVSIVVFCLETLPQFRGGGEAAAQLPSPPPNTSDPTAAAAGTGSRPWLDDPFFLVETLCICWFSLELLVRLLASPSKAAFFRNAMNLIDLAAIAPYFVALGTELARRRGVGQPAMSLAILRVIRLVRVFRVFKLSRHSRGLQILGQTLKASMRELGLLIFFLLIGVVLFSSAVYFAEAEDAGTSFTSIPQAFWWAVVTMTTVGYGDMAPVTVGGKLVGSLCAIAGVLTISLPVPVIVSNFSFFYRRELRGEEGGECVPAPLAPCTRPPPSPPTPAPKPGGGGDGGWGGRGVGIGGVGGPPPWRLVTQV, from the exons ATGGTGGAACCGACGGGCTGCTGCGAGCGGGTGGCCATCAACGTGGCCGGCCGGCGCTTCGAGACCCTGGGCCGGACGCTGCGGCGCTTCCCCGACACCCTCCTCGGGGACCCCCGGCGACGCCGGCGCTTCTTCGACCCCCAACGCCGCGAGTATTTCTTCGACCGGCACCGGGGAGCCTTCGGCGCCGTCCTCTACTACTACCAGTCCGGGG GGCTGCGCCGCCCGCCCGATGTCCCCTTGGACGTCTTCTTGGAGGAGCTGAGGTTCTACCAGCTGGGCGCCGAGGCCGAAGGCCGGGTGCGCGAGGCCGAAGGCTTGGGCACGGAGGTGGCGAGGCcgctgccccggggccgcctGCGCCGCCGCGCCTGGCTGCTGTGCGAGCACCCCGAGAGCTcgcccgccgcccgcgccgTCGCCTTGCTCTCCGTCCTCGTCATCCTGGTCTCCATCGTCGTCTTCTGCCTGGAGACCCTGCCCCAGttccggggcgggggggaggcggcCGCGCAG ctcccctcgccgccccccAACACCAGCGAccccaccgccgccgccgccggcaccGGCAGCCGCCCCTGGCTGGACGACCCCTTTTTCCTGGTGGAGACCCTCTGCATCTGCTGGTTCTcgctggagctgctggtgcGGCTGCTGGCCAGCCCCAGCAAGGCGGCCTTCTTCCGCAACGCCATGAACCTCATCGACCTGGCGGCCATCGCGCCCTACTTCGTGGCGCTGGGCACCGAGCTGGCCCGCCGGCGCGGCGTTGGGCAGCCGGCCATGTCGCTCGCCATCTTGCGCGTCATCCGCCTGGTGCGCGTCTTCCGCGTCTTCAAGCTCTCCCGCCACTCGAGGGGGCTTCAGATCCTGGGGCAGACCCTCAAGGCCAGCATGAGGGAGCTGGGCCtcctcatcttcttcctcctcatcgGCGTCGTCCTCTTCTCCAGCGCCGTCTACTTCGCCGAGGCCGAAGACGCCGGCACCAGCTTCACCTCCATCCCGCAGGCCTTCTGGTGGGCCGTGGTCACCATGACCACCGTGGGCTACGGGGACATGGCGCCGGTGACGGTGGGGGGCAAGCTGGTGGGCTCGCTCTGCGCCATCGCCGGCGTCCTCACCATCTCGCTGCCCGTCCCCGTCATCGTCTCCAACTTCAGCTTCTTCTACCGCCGCGAGCTgcggggggaggaagggggcgAGTGCGTCCCGGCCCCCCTTGCCCCTTGCACCCGcccgcccccgagccccccgacCCCGGCCCCAAagccggggggagggggagatggCGGATGGGGAGGTCGGGGGGTCGGGatagggggggtgggggggcccccGCCGTGGCGTTTGGTGACGCAGGTgtga
- the LOC136789383 gene encoding LOW QUALITY PROTEIN: bifunctional polynucleotide phosphatase/kinase-like (The sequence of the model RefSeq protein was modified relative to this genomic sequence to represent the inferred CDS: inserted 1 base in 1 codon) codes for MRCELLGEAGPVPLPDGVPVLLGRGPQTGVTDRKCSRQQVEIVANYAEGTAGVTQTPPRWGGSRWAGGAGPRCGGQRLCLVNGRYPLELRFHDPPRPPSPQTAPKPLAGTPPASATPPCRRDSPPPWEHHGPLLVFTPPGVQPRAQIAAFDLDGTLITTKSGRVFPTGPDDWRILYPEIPKRLKQLQSDGYKLVVFTNQMGIARGRLRADDFKAKVEAVVRRLGVPLQVMVATAPGIYRKPVLGMWDHLCEKANGAVAVSVPGSLYVGDAAGRPPNWAPGRKKKDFSCSDRLFALNAALPFHTPEEFFLGWAPAPFDLPTFDPRALDPEAPLHXPPDAPLLAPGPEVVVAVGFPAAGKSTFLKTHFVPAGYAYVNRDTLGSWQRCVAATEAALAQGRSVAVDNTNPDPEARQRYVACARAAAVPCRCLLFTASLEQARHNSRFRDMTESGHVPVTDAVLHSYKNRFVEPTLAEGFAGILRVPFVPRFRDPARRRLFAQFSDG; via the exons ATGCGCTGTGAGCTGCTCGGCGAGGCCGGGCCGGTGCCGCTGCCTGACGGCGTCCCCGTGCTGCTGGGCCGCGGGCCCCAAACCGGCGTCACCGACCGGAAGTGCTCCCGCCAGCAGG tggAGATCGTCGCCAACTACGCCGAGGGCACGGCCGGGGTCACCCAG ACCCCACCTcggtggggggggtcccgctgggccgggggggccgggccaCGCTGCGGGGGGCAGCGCCTCTGCCTGGTCAACGGCCGCTACCCCCTGGAGCTTCGCTTCCACgaccccccgcgccccccgagcccccaaaCGGCCCCGAAGCCCCtcgccgggacccccccagcctccgCGACGCCCCCCTGCCGCCGGGACTCCCCCCCACCATGGGAGCACCACGGCCCCCTCCTCGTCTTCACCCCCCCCGGAGTCCAGCCCCGCGCCCAG atcgCTGCCTTCGACCTGGACGGGACCCTCATCACCACCAAGTCGGGGAGGGTCTTCCCCACCGGCCCCGACGATTGGag GATCCTTTACCCCGAAATCCCCAAGAGACTCAAGCAGCTGCAGAGCGACGGCTACaag ctcgtCGTTTTCACCAACCAAATGGGCATCGCCCGCGGGCGCCTGCGCGCCGACGACTTCAAGGCCAAGGTGGAGGCGGTGGTGCGGCGCCTGGGGGTGCCCCTGCAG GTGATGGTGGCGACGGCGCCAGGGATTTACAGGAAGCCGGTGTTGGGGATGTGGGATCATCTGTGTgagaag GCCAACGGAGCCGTGGCGGTGTCGGTGCCGGGCAGCCTCTACGTGGGGG acgccgCCGGACGCCCCCCAAATTGGGCCCCGGGGCGCAAGAAGAAGGATTTCTCCTGCAGCGATCGCCTG TTCGCCCTGAACGCGGCGCTGCCCTTCCACACCCCGGAGGAATTCTTCCTGGGCTGGGCGCCGGCGCCCTTCGACCTGCCGACCTTTGACCCC cgcGCCCTGGACCCCGAGGCTCCGCTCC GACCCCCCGACGCCCCCTTGCTCGCCCCCGGCCCTGAGGTGGTGGTGGCCGTCGGCTTCCCAGCGG CGGGCAAATCGACCTTCCTAAAGACCCACTTCGTCCCCGCCGGCTACGCCTACGTCAACCGG GACACGCTGGGCTCCTGGCAGCGCTGCGTGGCCGCCACCGAGGCCGCCCTGGCCCAGGGCCGCAGCGTGGCCGTGGACAACACCAACCCCGACCCCGAGGCGCGGCAGCG gtacGTGGCGTGCGCCCGGGCGGCCGCCGTCCCCTGCCGCTGCCTCCTCTTCACCGCCTCCCTGGAGCAGGCGCGGCACAACAGCAGG TTTCGGGATATGACGGAGAGCGGCCACGTCCCCGTCACCGACGCCGTCCTGCACAGCTACAa GAACCGCTTCGTGGAGCCGACGCTGGCCGAGGGCTTCGCGGGGATCCTGCGCGTCCCCTTCGTGCCCCGCTTCCGCGACCCCGCGCGGCGCCGCCTCTTCGCCCAGTTCAGCGACGgatga
- the LOC136789365 gene encoding uncharacterized protein: GPLGAGGSLGNSPPAQFPFFSPISASFLPFPLFLAPPSCGDCPISSHFAPFFAAPPLFPLFRPAFALFPPHHPLFLLPLFHFCPIFSHFSPFLSSLFPHFSPFPPIFPHFPPFSSHFPPFLPHFHPHFLLFCPFLPIFPQFRPIVAQFSPIPPISSHFAPFSIFSPFPPFSPHFPHFRSISPHFCPFSPISPSFLPHFLSFLPYLSHFSPISSYFCSLPSHLLSLFSHLFLFLPISLFIPQTLPPPFPFYKFHPFSPNLFPHFLLFLPRFLHFLHFCPISPPFPPPFPLFTNFPFFPPKTFPLPPPPEGPPLPLPLNSPRSHSFSPRSLPFYP; encoded by the coding sequence gggcctttaggggctggggggtccctggggaacAGCCCCCCAGCACAATTCCCCTTTTTCTCACCcatttctgcctcttttctcccatttcccctttttctcgCTCCCCCTTCCTGCGGGGATTGCCCCATTTCCTCCCATTTCGCCCCATTTTttgctgccccccccctttttcccctatTTCGTCCCGCTTTTGCCCTATTtcctccccatcaccccctTTTTTTGCTGccccttttccatttttgccctattttctctcatttttcccctttcctctcttctctatttcctcatttttccccatttcctcccattttcccccattttcccccattttcctcccattttcccccatttctgcCTCATTTCCACCcccattttcttctattttgccCCTTCCTTCCCATTTTCCCCCAATTTCGTCCCATTGTTGCCCAATTTTCTCCCATCCCCcccatttcttcccattttgccccattttctattttctccccgtttcccccattttctccccatttcccccattttcgctcaatttctccccatttttgccctttttctcccatttctccctcatttcttccccattttctctcatttttacCCTATTTatcccatttttcccccatttcctccTATTTTTGCTCCCTTCCTTCCCATCTCCTTTCACTTTTCTCccaccttttcctctttttaccCATTTCACTTTTTATTCCCCAAACTCTTCCcccaccttttcctttttacaaaTTTCACCCCTTTTCCCCCAACCTCTTCCCCCATTTCCTCCTATTCCTCCCCCGTTTCCTCCACTTTCTCCATTTCTGCCCCAtttctcccccatttccccccccttttcctctttttacaaatttccccttttttcccccaaaaaccttcccccttccccctcctcccgagggtcccccccttcccctccccttaaATTCCCCCCGTTCCCATTCATTTTCCCCCCGTTCCCTcccattttacccc
- the LOC136789323 gene encoding ruvB-like 2 isoform X2, with protein MATATPKVPEVRDVTRIERIGAHSHIRGLGLDDALEPRQVSQGMVGQLAARRAAGVILEMIKEGKIAGRAVLIAGQPGTGKTAIAMGMAQALGADTPFTAIAGSEIFSLEMSRTEALTQAFRRSIGVRIKEETEIIEGEVVEIQIDRPATGTGAKVGKLTLKTTEMETIYDLGTKMIESLTKEKVQAGDVITIDKATGKISKLGRSFTRARDYDAMGSQTKFVQCPDGELQKRKEVVHTVSLHEIDVINSRTQGFLALFSGDTGEIKTEVREQINAKVAEWREEGKAEVIPGVLFIDEVHMLDIECFSFLNRALESDMAPVLIMATNRGITRIRGTNYQSPHGLPIDLLDRLLIISTAPYSDKETKQILKIRCEEEDVEMTEDAYSVLTRIGLETSLRYAIQLITAASLVARKRKGAEVQVEDIKRVYSLFLDESRSTQYMKEYQEAFLFNELSESMETP; from the exons ATGGCAAcggcg ACCCCAAAGGTGCCAGAGGTGCGGGACGTGACGCGGATCGAGCGCATCG gtgCCCACTCCCACATCCGCGGGCTGGGCTTGGACGACGCCTTGGAGCCGCGGCAG gtgtcgCAGGGCATGGTGGGCCAGctggcggcgcggcgggcggccggcGTCATCCTGGAGATGATCAAGGAAGGGAAAATCGCCGGGCGCGCCGTCCTCATCGCCGGGCAGCCGGGCACGGGCAAGACGGCTATCGCCATGG GGATGGCGCAGGCGCTGGGGGCTGACACCCCCTTCACGGCCATCGCCGGCAGCGAGATTTTCTCGCTGGAGATGAGCCGCACCGAGGCGCTCACCCAGGCCTTCCGGCGCTCCATCGGCGTGCGCATCAA GGAGGAGACGGAGATCATCGAGGGCGAGGTGGTGGAGATCCAGATCGACCGGCCGGCCACTGGCACG GGCGCCAAGGTGGGCAAGCTGACGCTGAAGACCACCGAGATGGAAACCATTTACGACCTGGGCACCAAAATGATCGAGTCGCTCACCAAGGAGAAGGTCCAGGCGGG ggacgtGATCACCATCGACAAGGCGACGGGGAAGATCTCCAAGCTGGGCCGCTCCTTCACGCGGGCGCGCGACTACGACGCCATGGGCTCCCAG acgaaATTCGTGCAGTGCCCCGACGGCGAGCTGCAGAAGCGCAAGGAGGTGGTGCACACCGTGTCGCTGCACGAGATCGACGTGATCAACAGCCGCACCCAGGGCTTCCTCGCCCTCTTTTCGG gagaCACCGGGGAGATCAAGACGGAGGTGCGCGAGCAGATCAACGCCAAGGTGGCCGAGTGGCGCGAGGAAGGCAAAGCCGAAGTCATCCcgggg GTTTTATTCATCGACGAGGTGCACATGCTGGACATCGagtgcttctccttcctcaaccGGGCGCTGGAGAGCGACATGGCGCCCGTCCTCATCATGGCCACCAACCGCGGCATCACCCG CATCCGCGGCACCAATTATCAGAGCCCCCACGGGCTGCCCATCGACCTCCTGGACCGGCTGCTCATCATCTCCACCGCGCCCTACAGCGACAAGGAGACCAAGCAGATCCTTAAAATCCG ctgcgaggaggaggacgtggaGATGACGGAGGACGCCTACTCGGTGCTGACGCGCATCGGGCTGGAGACGTCGCTGCGCTACGCCATCCAGCTCATCACCGCCGCCAGCCTCGTCGCCCGCAAACGCAAG GGGGCGGAGGTGCAGGTGGAGGACATCAAGCGCGTCTACTCGCTGTTCCTGGACGAGTCGCGCTCGACGCAGTACATGAAGGAGTACCAGGAGGCCTTCCTCTTCAACGAGCTCA gCGAGAGCATGGAGAcgccgtga
- the LOC136789323 gene encoding ruvB-like 2 isoform X1: MATATPKVPEVRDVTRIERIGAHSHIRGLGLDDALEPRQVSQGMVGQLAARRAAGVILEMIKEGKIAGRAVLIAGQPGTGKTAIAMGMAQALGADTPFTAIAGSEIFSLEMSRTEALTQAFRRSIGVRIKEETEIIEGEVVEIQIDRPATGTGAKVGKLTLKTTEMETIYDLGTKMIESLTKEKVQAGDVITIDKATGKISKLGRSFTRARDYDAMGSQTKFVQCPDGELQKRKEVVHTVSLHEIDVINSRTQGFLALFSGDTGEIKTEVREQINAKVAEWREEGKAEVIPGVLFIDEVHMLDIECFSFLNRALESDMAPVLIMATNRGITRIRGTNYQSPHGLPIDLLDRLLIISTAPYSDKETKQILKIRCEEEDVEMTEDAYSVLTRIGLETSLRYAIQLITAASLVARKRKGAEVQVEDIKRVYSLFLDESRSTQYMKEYQEAFLFNELKGESMETP, translated from the exons ATGGCAAcggcg ACCCCAAAGGTGCCAGAGGTGCGGGACGTGACGCGGATCGAGCGCATCG gtgCCCACTCCCACATCCGCGGGCTGGGCTTGGACGACGCCTTGGAGCCGCGGCAG gtgtcgCAGGGCATGGTGGGCCAGctggcggcgcggcgggcggccggcGTCATCCTGGAGATGATCAAGGAAGGGAAAATCGCCGGGCGCGCCGTCCTCATCGCCGGGCAGCCGGGCACGGGCAAGACGGCTATCGCCATGG GGATGGCGCAGGCGCTGGGGGCTGACACCCCCTTCACGGCCATCGCCGGCAGCGAGATTTTCTCGCTGGAGATGAGCCGCACCGAGGCGCTCACCCAGGCCTTCCGGCGCTCCATCGGCGTGCGCATCAA GGAGGAGACGGAGATCATCGAGGGCGAGGTGGTGGAGATCCAGATCGACCGGCCGGCCACTGGCACG GGCGCCAAGGTGGGCAAGCTGACGCTGAAGACCACCGAGATGGAAACCATTTACGACCTGGGCACCAAAATGATCGAGTCGCTCACCAAGGAGAAGGTCCAGGCGGG ggacgtGATCACCATCGACAAGGCGACGGGGAAGATCTCCAAGCTGGGCCGCTCCTTCACGCGGGCGCGCGACTACGACGCCATGGGCTCCCAG acgaaATTCGTGCAGTGCCCCGACGGCGAGCTGCAGAAGCGCAAGGAGGTGGTGCACACCGTGTCGCTGCACGAGATCGACGTGATCAACAGCCGCACCCAGGGCTTCCTCGCCCTCTTTTCGG gagaCACCGGGGAGATCAAGACGGAGGTGCGCGAGCAGATCAACGCCAAGGTGGCCGAGTGGCGCGAGGAAGGCAAAGCCGAAGTCATCCcgggg GTTTTATTCATCGACGAGGTGCACATGCTGGACATCGagtgcttctccttcctcaaccGGGCGCTGGAGAGCGACATGGCGCCCGTCCTCATCATGGCCACCAACCGCGGCATCACCCG CATCCGCGGCACCAATTATCAGAGCCCCCACGGGCTGCCCATCGACCTCCTGGACCGGCTGCTCATCATCTCCACCGCGCCCTACAGCGACAAGGAGACCAAGCAGATCCTTAAAATCCG ctgcgaggaggaggacgtggaGATGACGGAGGACGCCTACTCGGTGCTGACGCGCATCGGGCTGGAGACGTCGCTGCGCTACGCCATCCAGCTCATCACCGCCGCCAGCCTCGTCGCCCGCAAACGCAAG GGGGCGGAGGTGCAGGTGGAGGACATCAAGCGCGTCTACTCGCTGTTCCTGGACGAGTCGCGCTCGACGCAGTACATGAAGGAGTACCAGGAGGCCTTCCTCTTCAACGAGCTCA aaggCGAGAGCATGGAGAcgccgtga